Proteins from one Podospora pseudocomata strain CBS 415.72m chromosome 4, whole genome shotgun sequence genomic window:
- a CDS encoding hypothetical protein (EggNog:ENOG503P1RI; antiSMASH:Cluster_9; COG:S), whose amino-acid sequence MAASQCPGGICDGFVDLLRSPESWSVSHPGWQHDAAWDDMVTAGESGCRTCRVFLKAASCFPPQPFYVSFLCQPAKVWGENGQCTFTGAFHLSIVYQNIIKLFKPDDGSFCDWPLPPLPQNKRDLSLDGKVTIATSWLTACRDNHSDCNSYSEGVDEDTTKLPKRVLDVSPPDGHGQLRLYETPEGAKGRYIALSHRWGQTQPLTTTKGTIGNWKQTIPWKHVPQAFRDAITVTRELGTRYLWIDSLCIIQDDHDDWSKQAPEMCSIYSDALLTISATRCNEGCTDTLFPDFQHSVTVDGDPSITVAVRAEGPHVSSSAHYPLLQRAWVFQERLLSRRILHFGYDELNWECMEKAWCECDPNTIYATLPHLKSSRSRNPTSALTPNFPTSAHHDMWRRMIYWYTQQQLTFSTDRGPAILGLAKEHMTLTRPKNSVYLSGLWSDSLVGDLAWEVTAVVVAGPVRPGTTAEPRLPGPTWSWTTVADAICMWPLHWVDSATTEVLDIIPPPAFAVPSTMTSAALDLKSTRHCITLKGKALKGISTNSKDPAVARDRKKFYNAWFEASFGATSGTFNFASDYPPPSESGDSIVISDGETVWWLHLGTNHVEGSNPSNRPLEEIGLVLRCVDKTLGLYERIGLAGSRQGQWDDQGEEIVASLV is encoded by the coding sequence ATGGCAGCGTCCCAATGCCCCGGCGGGATCTGTGATGGATTCGTCGATCTATTACGCTCTCCAGAGTCGTGGAGTGTGAGCCATCCTGGGTGGCAACATGACGCTGCCTGGGATGACATGGTCACTGCTGGAGAGTCAGGATGCAGGACTTGTCGAGTGTTTTTGAAGGCAGCAAGTTGCTTTCCTCCGCAACCTTTTTATGTCTCTTTTTTgtgccagccagccaaggtTTGGGGTGAAAATGGCCAATGCACATTCACTGGTGCATTCCATTTGAGCATCGTCTaccaaaacatcatcaagctaTTCAAGCCGGATGATGGCAGCTTTTGTGACTGGCCACTGCCGCCGTTACCCCAGAACAAACGGGATCTTAGCCTTGATGGAAAAGTTACCATTGCCACATCCTGGTTGACAGCATGTCGTGACAATCACTCTGACTGCAACTCCTATTCAGAAGGGGTCGATGAAGATACGACAAAGTTGCCAAAAAGGGTTCTCGACGTTTCACCGCCGGATGGACATGGACAGTTGCGTCTATATGAGACGCCAGAGGGGGCAAAAGGGAGGTACATTGCCCTGAGCCATCGTTGGGGACAGACACAGCCTCTCACCACTACCAAGGGAACGATCGGTAATTGGAAGCAGACGATCCCATGGAAGCACGTTCCTCAAGCCTTTCGAGACGCCATCACTGTCACCCGTGAGCTTGGAACTCGATACCTCTGGATTGATAGCCTCTGCATCATCCAGGATGACCACGATGACTGGTCAAAACAAGCACCAGAAATGTGTTCCATCTACAGCGACGCTCTTCTCACCATATCTGCCACGCGCTGCAATGAGGGGTGCACGGACACCCTATTTCCTGACTTTCAGCATAGCGTCACGGTAGACGGAGATCCAAGCATCACTGTCGCAGTCCGTGCCGAGGGCCCTCATGTCTCTTCATCGGCTCATTATCCCCTACTTCAACGCGCCTGGGTCTTCCAGGAACGGCTTCTCTCGAGGCGGATCCTCCACTTTGGATACGACGAGCTCAACTGGGAGTGCATGGAGAAGGCGTGGTGTGAGTGTGACCCAAACACTATTTACGCCACCCTGCCGCATTTGAAGTCTTCCCGGAGTCGCAATCCCACCTCTGCACTGACCCCAAATTTTCCAACCTCAGCCCATCACGACATGTGGCGAAGGATGATATACTGGTACACTCAGCAACAACTGACGTTTTCCACCGACCGTGGCCCAGCTATACTAGGCCTGGCAAAGGAGCACATGACACTCACGCGTCCCAAAAATTCCGTTTACCTCTCTGGACTTTGGTCAGATTCTCTTGTGGGGGACTTGGCCTGGGAAGTAACAGCGGTAGTGGTGGCCGGTCCAGTCAGACCAGGCACTACTGCAGAACCGCGACTCCCAGGGCCGACATGGTCTTGGACAACCGTCGCAGACGCGATCTGCATGTGGCCACTTCACTGGGTGGATAGTGCAACAACTGAAGTTCTAGACATTATCCCACCACCTGCGTTTGCAGTCCCCTCCACGATGACTTCAGCGGCGCTTGATCTAAAATCGACGCGACATTGTATCACCCTCAAAGGGAAAGCACTCAAGGGCATATCAACAAACAGCAAAGACCCTGCCGTGGCACGCGACAGAAAGAAGTTCTACAACGCTTGGTTCGAGGCTAGCTTTGGAGCCACGTCTGGAACGTTCAATTTTGCCTCAGACTACCCTCCCCCTTCTGAAAGCGGGGACAGCATTGTCATTTCCGATGGGGAAACGGTATGGTGGCTGCATCTTGGGACAAATCATGTCGAGGGGAGTAATCCGTCGAACAGACCGCTGGAGGAGATTGGGCTTGTGC